One Ranitomeya variabilis isolate aRanVar5 chromosome 4, aRanVar5.hap1, whole genome shotgun sequence genomic window, tcgtttgaatataggtcaatattaaatagtctcctgatgagtcgcctttggtgtgGATGAAACCCATAGAAATGAGAGGCTGGGAGAGTGAGTGTGTacacgtcacctcaccctatatactgatcTGTGGGGTACACATTTTTTCTATTACTCACCTACTCactaaccttcagggggtaaaTTATGGGTATGCTTTTACATTtgaaattaataaagtttagttttatccttttgtcagcaaacatgaggaatgacaagagacaacccatttAGGAAGATacaattttggttaaaactattccaacattatgaacataaaaaaagtcttctcccctgtgtgacgtcTCTGAtctttattaacagttgatttccaagtaaaatattccccacattaagaaaatgaaaaaggcttctcctctgtgtggctgctctgatgtctaacaagcgtccctttctggttaaaacatttcccacattctgatcaggaaaaaggcttctcccctgtgtgagttctctggtgcctaaccaaatttgatttgtagttaaaacatttcccacattctgaacaggaaaaaggcttctctcctgtgtgggttctttgatgtataacaagattccctttttgggtaaaacatttcccacattctgaacatgaaaaaggcatctcctctgtgtgactgctctgatgtctaacaagattacTTCTatgcttaaaacatttcccacattctgaacaggaaaaaggcttctcccctgtgtgagtactATGGTGCCTAACCAAAACGGATTTCtcgaaaaaacatttcccacattctgaacatgaaaaaggtttctcccctgtgtgagttctttggtgtgttACAAAATTTGATttgtagttaaaacatttcccacattctgaacagtaaaaaggcttctctcctgtgtgggttctttgatgtttaacaagattccctttttcggtaaaacatttcccacattctgaacatgaaaaaggcatctcccctgtgtgactgctctgatgtctaacaagataacTTCTatccttaaaacatttcccacattctgaacaggaaaaaggcttctcccctgtgtgagttctctggtggcttaCCAAAACTGATTTcttgataaaacatttcccacattctgaacaggaaaaaggctccgTGTGGGTTCTTTGATGTTCAACAAGATTCCTTTTGAGAATAaaccatttcccacattctgaacaggaaaaaggcttctctcctgtgtgggttcgttgatgtttaacaagattccctttttgggtaaaagatttcccacattctgaacatgaaaaaggcaccTCCTGTGTGTGACTCctctggtgtgtaacaagattACTTCTatgcttaaaacatttcccacattctgaacaggaaaaaggcttctcctctgtgtgagtactatggtgcctaaccaaaacggatttctggataaaacatttcccacattctgaacatgaaaaaggtttctcccctgtgtgagttctttggtgtcttaCAAAATTTGATctgtagttaaaacatttcccacattctgaacaggaaaatgacttccttgctttaggagcagtatgttttttaatgcctcttttgtgattTTGATTTTctttagtagtcagtaatgaatcagaggacCCTGGGAcatgtttcataggatcagatgacagatctgtgCTGTGgatggatgatgatatatctggagtaacagcaatcacttcagttgtatcttgtaggatctcaagatcatcagatttaaaaattgaagatatcAGCTGTCCCTCGGATCTCCtgctacagtcatctgctaagataataaaaacattttttttaataaagtatccttgagttttatatttttgaacatttctacttaaactgtccataaaaatggcaagctatgtaaaatactttaattatttaccaagacaatgacagttcacagtctaatagaaaaccttgttggatgaaccagtagtgcGTGTTGTTCaactatttgttcattctgcctcccaaatatcgaataaaaagaaaccaatcaatgttatgtaggcgaaaataataccaattctcatttcacaaaaaaaagtcccagctcaggtccatcatctgtcaatggaaaaacagaggttcccacactattgGTGGCTCAAATGCTGTCGAAAAGCAACAGAGTTTCTATAAAAAAATCCAGCAAAATCAGCTCtcccttctgagtcttgcagtgtgctcaaacagcatttaggatccctgtatttagcaatattatatagtgagaagaatccacttaatttgcggtgtgtgtctcctggagcacaatctatgtgctgggtaataaaatggcaaatgtgtaattttcactctccaacatccacttcatgctaatttccagaaagtggctgtggagtcaaaatattaaTTCCTCCTACACATTTGGTCTaaagttggtacccctcatttaataacAGAAAAccctacaatggtcacagaaataacttgaatctgacagaactaataataaatcaaaaatctttgaaaattaacaaatgaaaatcagacattgcatttcaaccatgcttccacagaataaaaaaaaacaaaactcatgaaataggcctggacagaaatgatggtacccttagctCAAGCACTTTGTGACTGTGAATGGTAGATAAACATCGtcgctagcagggctttgtgcagctCCGACATTTGTCAACGGTCGGCGGTTTTGTACTCATCGGGGCCCCCACGTACCTTATAACAAAGGGATTCCAGCTCACAATGCTTACTGTGACCCCCAACGTCATCGAGACCTGATTGGTTCAAGTCCTGATGACGTCAGCGTCActccagccaatgagacaaatcactatTCAAGTCTGTTGTAGCAACGAACTTTATTGGGCAatctgcctcataaaaacgctgtttctcctcagatctcatgtcagtgagagattagaggagaaacagtgttacaagtgctgctggcaacagctgtgtcagtcagcgatcttgttataaggtaaaaaaaacagataaggcaggttagggttagtgctatagttagggttagggtcggggctaaagttaggattactgTTAAGGTTACTTtcaggctaacgttagggttagagtttattctaaagttagggttcggaTAAAAAACTAGGCTTTTCTCAATTGTCACCTCAATAATTTGGTCACGTCAGTCACGTAACATCAGTGACATCAGAGTTTTCTATTTcaggaaaaaatgaataaaaacgaaATGGCCGGGGGCGTGGCCTGGATTCCGAGCGGAGAGGACGCAGCTCGTTGCGGCTCCCGCTCCCAAACTGTAAAGACCCGCTTTCACTACCCCCATAGGCGGATAGAAAGACTTTCTGCGGGCtctgttgtgaacactgtgtgagttctccaTTTACTATTttgaacactgtgtgagttctccgttttttgtctccctctagtggcctttttgttATACTGCGGTTGTGGCTGGAATCAGCTGTCTCGTCACTTGCTTGTCAGGTTGGCTATTTAAGCTCACCTGAaccattattccttgcctgctgtcagtgtattcagtgcTTTTCTGAACGCTCCTGGCTTCACTAGTTCCTGCCTCGtcttgagaagctaagttttcctgCTAGTTTTTGCTCATCTTAGATTGAAAATGttcctctgtatatgatgagtttttgtccagcttgctaatatgtgattctctGTTTGCTGGTAGCCCTGGGATTGCAGTGTTGCTCCCCCCgcatcgttagttggtgcgggggttcttgcaatctctgcgtggatatttttagggttttctaCAGACCGCTCAGACTCTTGCTATCCTCTGTGTATCTAgtaattagcgggcctcctttgctgaatctaatttcatctctgcgttttgtattttctcctgaactcaccgttattatttgtggggggcttctatatctttgggggttacttctctgaggcaagtgaggcttttgctctctctttaggggtagtcagtttctcaggccgtgacgagacgtctaggatttcaggtaacgttccacggctacttatagtgtgtgcggttaggatcaggtttgcggtcagtccagttcccacatcccagagctggtcctgtattttacttagctggtcagttcagCGATCctatgccactaaggatcataacagtacagcaggccaacaaagtgttaatgcatcgctgaagcgggataagagaagccttgtgtgtatttttttttcttctctgtagtttgtccagcttctctcctccccttaaaatctgggtggctctgaactcagctgctgctaTGGATATTCAGAATTTGGCTACTAGTATGGAgcatcttactgcaagggtacaaagtattcaggattatgtcatacacagtcctatgtcagaacctaagattcctattcctgagctgttttctggggataggtctaggttcctgaattttaagaataattgcaaattattcctttctttgagacctctttcctctggtgatcctgttcagcaagttaaaataattatttcattgttacggggtgaccctcaagattgggccttctcattggcgccaggagatcctgcattgcttaatgtggatgcgtttttccgggcacttggattgctctatgaagaacctaatcttgaagaccaggcagaaaaggctttgctggctctctcccagggtctggatgaagcagaggtttattgccagaagtttaggaagtggtctgtgcttactcaatggaatgagtgtgccctggccgcaattttcagaaagggtctttctgaagctcttaagaatgttatggtgggattccccacgcctgcaagtctgaatgagtcaatggccttggccattcagattgatcggcgtttgcaggagcgcaaacctgtgcgccatctggcggtattctctgaacagaagcctgagtctatgcaatgtgacaggattctgaccagaattgaacgacaaaatcatagacgtcagaatgggttgtgcttttactgtggtgattctgctcatgttatctcagcatgctctaagcggtcAAAAaagttcactaaatctgtcaccattggtactgtacagcctaaattcattttgtctgttactttgatttgctctctgtcatcctactctgttatggcttttgtagattcaggtgctgctctgaatctgatggatttgtcatttgccaagcgctgtggttttatcttagaGCCTTTACGgttccctattccactgaagggaattgatgctacgccattggccaagaataaacctcagtactgggctcaagtgaccatgtgtatgactcctgcatatcaggaggtgattcgcttcctggtgttatataatttacatgacgttgtcgtgttgggtctgccatggctacaggctcataacccagtcttggactggaatgctatgtctgtgctgagttggggttgtcagggaattcatggcgatgctcctttggtgtaaaTTGCTTCctttactccttctgaagtccctgaatttttgtcagactaccaggatgtatttgatgagcccaagtccagtactctaccccctcatagggaatgtgattgtgctataaatttaattccgggtagcaaattccctaagggacgactttttaatttgtctgtaccagaacatgccgctatgcggagctatataaaggagtctttggagaaagggcatattcgcccgtcctcgtcccctttgggtgcgggactcttttttgtggctaagaaggatggttctctgagaccctgtatagattatcgccttctgaataagatcacggtcaaatttcagtatcctttgccattgttgtctgatctgtttgcacggattaggggggctagttggttcaccaagatagatcttcgtggtgcgtataatcttgtgcgtattaagcagggcgatgaatggaaaacagcacttaatacgcccgagggccattttgagtacttggtgatgcctttcggactctctaatgccccttctgtgtttcagtccttcatgcatgacatcttccgagaatatctggatggatttatgattgtgtatcttgatgatattttggtcttttctgatgattgggagtccattgtgaagcaggttaggatgctgtttcaggtcctgcgtgccaatgctttgtttgtaaagggctctaagtgtctattcggagtccagaaggtttcctttttgggttatattttttctccttctactattgagatggatccagtcaaggtccaggctattcaggaCTGGACTCAACCTgcttcagtgaagagtcttcagaagttcttgggttttgcaaatttttactgtcgctttatctctaatttttccagtgtggttaagcctttgacggatttgaccaagaaaggttctgatgtcactaattggtctcctgcggccgtcgaggcctttcaggagctgaagcgtcggttttcttcggctctggtcttgtgtcagccagatgtctctcttcccttccaggtcgaggttgatgcttctgagattggcgcaggggctgttttatcgcaGATAAGCTCTGATGgcgctgtgatgaagccatgtgctttcttttcaagaaagttttcgcctgccgagcgaaattatgatgttggtaatcgggagttgttggcaatgaagtgggcatttgaggagtggcgtcattggcttgagggagctaagcatcgtgtggtggtcttgactgatcacaaaaatctgacttacctcgagtctgccaagcggttaaatcctagacaggctcgttggtcattgtttttctcccgttttgatttcgtggtttcgtaccttcctgggtcgaagaacgtgaaggctgatgctctttctaggagttttgtgcctgactctcctggagtttcagagccggttGGCGTCCtccgagagggggtgattttgtctgccatctccccagatttgcgacgggtgttacaggagtttcaggctaatagacctgaccgttgtccaccagagagactgttcgtCCCAgagagatggaccaacagagttttttccgaggttcattcttcggtgttggcgggtcatccaggaatttttggtaccagggatttggtggctaggtccttttggtggccttccttgtcacgggatgtgcgttcctttgtgcagtcctgtgggatttgtgctcgagctaaaccctgttgttctcgtgccagtggattgcttttgcctttgcctgttccaaagagaccttggacgcatatttccatggattttatttcagatcttccagtctctcaaagaatgtctgtcatttgggtggtttgtgatcgcttctctaagatggtccatttagtgcccttgcctaagttgccttcctcctccgatttggttccgctattttttcagaatatggttcgcttgcacggcattcctgagaatattgtgtctgacagaggttcccagtttgtgtccagattttggcggtccttttgtgctaagatgggcattgatttgtctttttcgtcggccttccatcctcagacgaatggccaaaccgagcgaactaatcagaccttggagacttatttgagatgttttgtttctgctgaacaggatgattgggtgacttttttgccattggccgagtttgcccttaacaatcgggctagttccgctactttggtttcgccttttttttgtaactctggttttcatcctcgtttttcctcgggtcaggttgagccttctgactgtcctggggtggattctgtggtggataggctgcaagatttggaaccatgtagtggacaatttgacgttgtcacaagagaaggctcagcgctttgctaaccgtcgtcgctgtgtgggtccccgacttcgtgtgggagatttggtgtggttatcttctcgttatgtccctatgaaggtttcctctccgaagttcaagcctcgttttatcggtccttataagattttggaaatcctcaaccctgtgtcatttcgtttggacctcccagcatcgtttgccattcataatgtgttccataggtcattgttgcggaggtatgtggtgcctgtggctccttctgttgatcctcctgctccggtgctggttgaaggagaattggagtatgtggtggagaaaatcttggattctcgtatttcgagacggaggcttcagtacttggttaagtggaagggctatggtcaggaggataattcctgggttgtcgcctctgatgttcatgcggccgatttggttcgtgccttccatttggctcatcctgatcgccccagggtctctgatgagggttcggtgacccctcctcaagggggggtactgttgtgaacactgtgtgagttctccgtTTACTGTTttgaacactgtgtgagttctccgttttttgtctccctctagtggcctttttgttATACTGCGGTTGTGGCTGGAATCAGCTGTCTCGTCACTTGCTTGTCAGGTTGGCTATTTAAGCTCACCTGAaccattattccttgcctgctgtcagtgtattcagtgcTTTTCTGAACTCTCCTGGCTTCACTAGTTCCTGCCTCGtcttgagaagctaagttttcctgCTAGTTTTTGCTCATCTTAGATTGAAAATGttcctctgtatatgatgagtttttgtccagcttgctaatatgtgattctatgtttgctggta contains:
- the LOC143767131 gene encoding uncharacterized protein LOC143767131, encoding MNQDLLRKEVEELTRQLTRLQQETMAGWTEALIGSLDGRPLTTLTGPEPKRSSGGKGLMRTLRTLMNRQQQQDQCYVPRHRRPKPQQNPTPSTQPDEQVSDAAKVSTDAGPESTKNSPNNITNSSPSTTGPVRTEQPYLWSAALQVEVSTISDPLSEDLLQKNIFLIYPSQMDMERDKMAERILHLTLEILFRLTGEDYTVVKKTSSDRCQDPVSEGWGRPLSPITGPPPHPLIHEDINDQKILELIYKMIELLTGEVPIRCQDVAVYFSMEEWEYLEGHRDLYKNVIMEVPQTLTSPDLSSKRTTPERCPRPLLPQDCKQEGPSAPQDHQGEDLTHINTTETYVRGDEWCEEEIPTYDYPADDCSRRSEGQLISSIFKSDDLEILQDTTEVIAVTPDISSSIHSTDLSSDPMKHVPGSSDSLLTTKENQNHKRGIKKHTAPKARKSFSCSECGKCFNYRSNFVRHQRTHTGEKPFSCSECGKCFIQKSVLVRHHSTHTEEKPFSCSECGKCFKHRSNLVTHQRSHTQEVPFSCSECGKSFTQKGNLVKHQRTHTGEKPFSCSECGKWFILKRNLVEHQRTHTEPFSCSECGKCFIKKSVLVSHQRTHTGEKPFSCSECGKCFKDRSYLVRHQSSHTGEMPFSCSECGKCFTEKGNLVKHQRTHTGEKPFYCSECGKCFNYKSNFVTHQRTHTGEKPFSCSECGKCFFEKSVLVRHHSTHTGEKPFSCSECGKCFKHRSNLVRHQSSHTEEMPFSCSECGKCFTQKGNLVIHQRTHTGEKPFSCSECGKCFNYKSNLVRHQRTHTGEKPFS